CTCCCGAATTAAGAAAGGACACCTCTCCCTCCGCCAAGCCGCCTTCACCAGCCCCAAGGCCGTCTGCTTTGTGTATCACGGGTTGGCGGCAGCCCAAGAAGCACTCTAGATGGGCCCTCATCGTGCTTGTAGGTGCATACTTATCTTATAATTGGGACAAAGCGCCCGAACTGCTTTCCACTTCGGGAGGTTGTATTTGGGTCTGGGGATCCTCTGGGTGGgtgctttcctctttctttcttgatctGTATGTTTAcgtattattttatcattttcattttctttttcatacacTGTTAACCAGAACGTGAAATAGTGGGGCGTTTCACTGCGACCTTTCAGTGCAGTAGTTCTTCGTCGAGCCTGGACCTCAATTACCGAACATCCAGAATTTGTGTTTGACACAAGTCACTCTGGTCACAGTTCTTATCTATGCCAGACTGAATTAGAAGACCGACAACTGGTAAAGTGGCTACTTCACTGCCAAAAAGATATCTGTCTGATATTTCCTTTCAGGAATTTACTAATGGAAATAAGATTTTTATTTCAAGTCTGATCCGCAGCATGTGTTGGCATCCAGCCTACCAAGAGGCGGGAAGATCTAGACACTGCGTAACAGATGATGCTGACGAGGAAAGGTAGGATTCGAAAATTTTGATGAAAATTTTTGATGACCTTAAGAGGTGTGTGTCCACCGACGTGTGGGTGTAGTATGTGTCCTGACCGATACCATGCGACGAACGTGATGCATTCTACGGCGGCGTCTGCTCTCGGAGGCGGGATGTTCCTGGCCTCACGGCACGCCCTCTGCCAAGGTAAGTCTCTCGTGATGTGGGAAATAATCATGTAGAGACTATCAATAACGAAATAATATGATCATCAACATAAAGGAGCTTGCTGAGTCTCcagaacgaaaacaaaaacaataatgatattcATTCAATTTTATGAATCATTAAtttaggtgtattttttttctttatgttcaatGACAAATGACCTTACACTAGGATAGCCATGAAATGCTAAATTTATTTATAGATCAGACCGAAaactgcactctctctctctctctctctctctctctctctctctctctctctctctctctctctctctctctctctctctctccttatctatctatctatctatctatctatctatctatgtatatatatatatatatatatatatatatatatatatatatatatatatatatatatatatatatatatatatatatatatatatatatatatatatatatatatatatatatatatatatatatatatatatatatatatatatatatatatatatggtgtgtgtgtgtgtgtgcgagagagagagagagagagagagagagagagagagagagagagagagagaatggtggcgTGGTGGCAGGTAGAGTGTGAGAACCACTAAGAGGGGAGGGCTCCCtgtggaggggtgagggaagggtggaggatacaacgagggggggagggggaaaggatcCAGCTGAACCACAGCCTGGCCAGGTCACACCGTCATGTtatcacctcccttccctccccccttatcTCCCTTCCCCTACAGCAAGGCATCACCATCCACGATGAAGGAGtgacccctcccttccctcccccctccctcccctcgctgACACAAGACATCTGTCCGTCGGCTGTTAATGGCGGTATTTATGTAATGCGGCCAAACTTACTCGTGGGAAAACCAATAGGGTGCAAAGGGCAGCAGGTTTCCCCTCCACGAGAGTTTCCCAGGCCAAGGCCCAGCACGGCGAGCTCACAATGAAGGCGATAGCTGGTTGGTCGAGGCCTCTTGGGGCGGGGCGTAGCACAGGGCTCAGAGTTTTGATTGGCTGCCGCTGCAGGATGTTGCTGCTACCAGTGGAGCATCAATGAAATGGAGGTATATGAGGGCGCCGTCAGTGTCTCGTACGCTAGTGTACAACATTACGTCGGTTGGTGCGTGGCTGCGTCAACTCTACTCGCTGCCGCTTCCTCACGCGCCCCACAACGCCTTTCACGCCGCAGGTTCTGGCTTGCCGCCCCACAGCCCCCAAGGCCGCCTCCCTCCCGACGAGAAAGGAATCTGGCAACACAGGTGTGAGCGAGTGTGTGTGGTCCGCCCGAGGACACCTGGCCGCCCGTTTTGACCTCAAGTGCCGCTGCCATGAAGTCAGCCACCTCACGCTCTTCCAGGGACCCGCCAGAAGTACGGCAAGAGCGACAAGAAATACGTGAGTACCTCGATAAACTGCGGCAGCTGGTGCCAGGATGCCCCAAGGCGGGCAAGCTCTCGCGTCTGGCGGTGATTCAACACGTGATTGACTACATAGTGGAACTTCAAGACACCTTGGTGCACCACCCCGTCAACGCCGCCGCGCTGGCCGCCGAACAGGACGTGGCGCATCTCGCCCACGTAGACCCGCTACTGGCCCTCCAGCGCCTCGGCGCCCAtaagcgcacacacacgccttcGCTAACATCCGACGCGGCAAAGTCCAGCAGCATGGTGACCAAGACTAATGCTGACACTGCCGTCAGGAAAAATAACAGCAACTGCAGACGGCCGCTGGGCGTTTTGTCGTCCCTTAAAAACCAAAGACACCAATAAGAGAATCCGTCCGTCACTGCCCTGCCGCCGCCCACTTGCGAACCGCCGGTGAGAGATGGAACAATATTACGTTTAAGGCAAGTGTGAAATAACAGATGGCGTTGGCCAAATACGTCGCCTCGCCGTGGCAGCCCGACGCCCGAAAGGGAGGTGTGGCCGGCCGCCCTCCGCCACGCTGGCCCTGACCCGTCAGACGGCCCGCTGCCCATATTGGTAACAAgacttcccccctcccccactctctgcCCTTCTCCTACCCCAACGTCAGCggtacccccccccccccacacacaccacttaacCCGGAAACACCTCTCGCCTAGCCCTCTCATCTCGGAGAGGCGTGCAGCCGCCCACCGCCCACGCCGCCTCATGTACCCGCGGTGAGGTGGTGcctagagggaggaggaaagatgacaTGTGGGCTGCGCCACACCTGCacgcgatgatggtggtggtggtggtggtggtggtggagatggcaCCTTCAACACCCACCcccacttcccctctctttacCAACCCCatactctttcccttcttcgAACGGATCGCCTCCCACCTAACCCTCACCCCACCTGCACACCTGCCCTGCAGAGGAAGTGCAGCTGGTCTACTCAGCGACACGTGACACTCCGTCCTGGGGTCACCGCCGATAAGAGAGGGCCGCCCCCCGCGTCCCCAGCCCGGCGCCCCCCGGGCAGCTGTGGCCTAGTCAGGCGGCGCGCAGGTGTGGGTGACGGCGGGAGCAGCTGCGGGAGACACCAGGTGCGTATCACCCACTCTCCCTCAACCGCCACCCTCCTTCACGCAGGTTGTCTTAAACGCCTTACCAGccatcactcactcatccacctttTAACTCAACACACATTCATTCATCCAGTTTGCATCACCCGCAAACTTATTGACACTTACTGTCTGTCCCTGAAatgcaataaataataatctcaGTATCATAAAACAAGCAGTCATAATTATCGTCTGATAAACTCAAGGCACCAGCGGGTG
This window of the Scylla paramamosain isolate STU-SP2022 chromosome 1, ASM3559412v1, whole genome shotgun sequence genome carries:
- the LOC135095852 gene encoding protein extra-macrochaetae-like, translating into MKSATSRSSRDPPEVRQERQEIREYLDKLRQLVPGCPKAGKLSRLAVIQHVIDYIVELQDTLVHHPVNAAALAAEQDVAHLAHVDPLLALQRLGAHKRTHTPSLTSDAAKSSSMVTKTNADTAVRKNNSNCRRPLGVLSSLKNQRHQ